A genomic segment from Lignipirellula cremea encodes:
- a CDS encoding DUF1592 domain-containing protein — protein sequence MIHSYRLHCFLVALAMMLAAASLRADEGTTQAKEIEQRYKPVIVPLLKAYCHECHSGEEAEAEIDLAGLKTMADVRRQPKVWLKVREMLRSRQMPPKDAKQPTDDERSRLETWVRGFLKSEAQARAGDPGPLVLRRLNNAEYNYTVRDLNGVSSLDPTREFPVDGAAGEGFTNSGAAQGMSPALVTKYLDAAKEVAAHAVLTPEGIRFSPYTTERDQTDELLARIQAFYRQFTDDSGGTAVNLQDIQFTTNQGGRLPLARYLAATLAEREALTSGTKTIEALAKERGLNAKYLRTLWQTLSADKPDDGTLLGGLRERWRNTESNDPSKLVAEIGQVQEKLWKFNSIGHIGREGGPPRWMEAVGVQKLVATRQDFKWKLPTGTDGKDVVFYLATGDAGDGNDGDYVVWKNLRLEGGGHPPLPLRDVAGLQQRIDQQRLKMLGQTASYLAAAAEVGVQPLGDQERLNPVLQRVATAHNVDAETLKVWLDYLAIGRSSAVKVDGHLTKKTNSRQGITGWAPDTPDSLPTVVANSSDKNENIPGLAKAHSVVVHPTPTHYAAVGWQSPIDGVVRVEASIADAHFTCGNGAEWLLQHRTAGKTGTLWNGEYEVRGSATMTPTTVAVRNGELLSFLIGPRNREHTCDLTSITLVISEASGAKRVWDLAKDVSPNLHAGNPHEDSHGNQTTWHFYQGEMAKVHQGGAPIVTVPPGSVLAQWLAEQDTEMRKELARRVQALATGATPDDANSPDALLQRQLRTLSVPVDLPSFVKDLEPGDRFGRHPLGHAVDAADLVVRAPEVIEFRVPAELAKDRELVGTAELDAKHGFDGTVQVRVLASRPAALNVSASEPILVREGSAAHERIEGPVSQFCNLFPPALCYARIVPVDQVVTLTLFHREDDYLRRLMLDDRQAAELDRLWDELFYVAREPLKYQVAFEQIREFATQDRPDLVKAWAPYVKPVNDRADAFRRRLVTIEPVHVKAVVEFADRAWRRPLTDSEQQGLRGLYQQLRDSEIPHEEAIRLTIARVLTSPAFLYRKEQPAPGEEAAPVSGRELANRLSYFLWSSMPDEELRRVALAGTLTEDRTLVEQTRRMLDDPRTRRLAIQFACQWLHVRDFDQNDDKNEKLYPEFAKLRGDMYEETVQFFEDMFRNDGSILALLDADHTFLNEALASHYGIGGVGGPQWRRVDGVREKGRGGVLGMATVLASQSGASRTSPILRGNWVFETLLGERLPRPPANVPDLPDEVPSGLTARQLIEKHSSVAACAKCHARIDPYGFALEQYDAIGRLRPQAVDTKTKLPDGQEIEGIQGLRDYLRKDRRDDVVRQFCRKLLGYSLGREIQLSDEPLIDNTMAKLAENDYRFSVAVEMIVSSRQFREIRGRQNTDD from the coding sequence ATGATCCACTCCTACCGACTGCATTGCTTCTTAGTTGCTCTCGCAATGATGCTTGCCGCAGCGTCACTCCGTGCCGACGAGGGCACAACGCAAGCGAAAGAAATCGAGCAGCGATATAAACCCGTTATCGTGCCCCTGTTGAAAGCCTACTGTCACGAGTGTCACTCGGGCGAGGAGGCTGAAGCCGAGATTGATTTGGCCGGACTGAAGACGATGGCGGACGTGCGGCGGCAGCCGAAGGTTTGGCTGAAAGTCCGCGAGATGCTCCGCAGTCGTCAGATGCCGCCCAAGGATGCGAAGCAACCGACGGATGACGAGCGAAGTCGGTTAGAGACGTGGGTACGCGGCTTTCTGAAAAGCGAGGCTCAGGCGCGCGCGGGCGATCCCGGTCCGCTGGTGCTGCGGCGACTGAACAACGCCGAATACAACTACACGGTGCGCGATCTGAACGGGGTGTCGTCGCTTGATCCGACGCGCGAGTTTCCCGTGGATGGCGCGGCGGGCGAAGGATTCACAAACTCCGGCGCGGCTCAGGGAATGTCGCCCGCATTGGTGACGAAGTACCTCGACGCCGCGAAAGAAGTCGCGGCTCACGCAGTGCTCACGCCAGAAGGAATCCGCTTTTCCCCTTACACGACAGAGCGGGATCAGACCGATGAGCTGTTGGCCCGCATTCAGGCGTTCTATCGCCAATTCACGGATGACAGCGGCGGTACGGCCGTGAACCTGCAAGACATCCAGTTCACTACGAACCAAGGCGGCCGGCTTCCGCTGGCCAGGTATTTGGCGGCAACGCTTGCTGAACGTGAGGCGCTGACGAGCGGCACGAAAACTATCGAAGCCCTGGCGAAAGAGCGCGGCTTGAATGCCAAATACTTGCGTACGCTGTGGCAAACTCTGTCAGCGGACAAGCCGGATGATGGCACGCTGCTCGGCGGTCTGCGGGAGCGATGGCGTAATACGGAATCGAACGACCCGTCGAAGCTGGTGGCTGAAATCGGCCAGGTACAAGAGAAGCTGTGGAAGTTCAATTCGATCGGGCACATTGGCCGTGAAGGCGGTCCGCCCCGGTGGATGGAAGCGGTTGGCGTTCAGAAACTCGTCGCAACGCGGCAGGATTTCAAATGGAAGCTGCCCACTGGGACGGACGGCAAGGACGTCGTTTTCTATCTCGCCACGGGTGATGCGGGTGACGGGAACGACGGCGACTACGTCGTGTGGAAGAATCTGCGTTTAGAAGGTGGCGGGCACCCCCCGTTGCCATTGCGGGATGTGGCGGGATTGCAGCAGCGTATCGACCAGCAGCGGCTCAAGATGCTTGGCCAAACCGCCAGCTACCTCGCAGCCGCTGCCGAAGTTGGAGTCCAGCCTTTAGGCGACCAGGAGCGGCTGAACCCTGTACTCCAGCGAGTTGCCACGGCACACAACGTCGATGCGGAAACGCTCAAGGTGTGGCTGGACTATCTGGCCATCGGCCGCAGCAGTGCCGTGAAGGTTGACGGGCACCTCACCAAGAAGACCAACAGCCGGCAGGGGATCACCGGCTGGGCACCAGACACGCCGGATTCGCTCCCGACGGTGGTCGCAAACTCGTCGGATAAAAATGAGAACATTCCAGGCCTGGCGAAGGCGCACTCAGTGGTGGTTCATCCAACTCCGACCCATTATGCGGCGGTCGGTTGGCAAAGTCCGATTGACGGTGTCGTGCGTGTCGAGGCAAGTATCGCCGACGCTCATTTCACGTGTGGCAACGGAGCAGAATGGCTGCTGCAGCATCGCACAGCCGGCAAGACGGGAACGCTGTGGAACGGCGAGTACGAAGTGCGCGGTTCGGCCACGATGACGCCGACAACCGTTGCAGTTCGCAATGGAGAATTGTTGTCATTTCTGATTGGGCCGAGAAACCGCGAACATACCTGTGACCTGACATCCATCACGCTCGTCATCAGCGAGGCCAGCGGCGCAAAACGGGTCTGGGATCTGGCAAAGGACGTTTCACCCAATCTACACGCCGGCAATCCACACGAGGACAGCCACGGCAATCAGACCACCTGGCATTTCTACCAGGGCGAAATGGCGAAAGTTCACCAAGGTGGTGCGCCCATTGTCACCGTGCCGCCGGGTTCGGTACTCGCACAATGGCTCGCCGAACAGGATACGGAAATGCGAAAAGAATTAGCGCGGCGGGTTCAGGCCTTGGCCACGGGCGCAACGCCGGACGATGCAAACTCGCCCGACGCTTTGCTGCAGCGACAGCTTCGTACACTTTCCGTGCCCGTCGATCTGCCGAGCTTCGTCAAGGATTTGGAACCAGGCGATCGCTTTGGCCGTCACCCGCTGGGACACGCCGTCGATGCGGCGGATCTTGTCGTTCGGGCGCCCGAGGTCATCGAATTTCGGGTTCCGGCGGAGCTGGCCAAGGACCGCGAACTGGTCGGCACGGCCGAGTTGGACGCCAAACACGGCTTCGACGGCACGGTTCAGGTGCGAGTACTGGCGTCCAGGCCGGCCGCCTTGAACGTCTCGGCCAGCGAGCCGATCCTGGTTCGCGAGGGGAGCGCGGCACACGAGCGGATCGAGGGGCCGGTCAGTCAGTTCTGCAACCTGTTTCCACCGGCCCTGTGTTACGCCCGCATCGTGCCGGTCGATCAGGTTGTCACGCTGACGCTGTTTCACCGCGAGGACGATTATCTGAGACGGTTGATGCTGGACGATCGGCAGGCCGCCGAGCTCGATCGGCTGTGGGACGAATTGTTTTACGTGGCTCGCGAACCGCTGAAGTATCAAGTCGCTTTCGAGCAAATTCGGGAATTCGCCACTCAGGATCGCCCGGACCTGGTCAAGGCTTGGGCGCCGTACGTAAAACCGGTGAACGATCGAGCGGACGCTTTTCGACGGCGGCTCGTCACGATCGAACCGGTGCATGTCAAAGCGGTGGTGGAGTTTGCCGATCGCGCCTGGCGTCGTCCGCTAACCGATTCCGAACAGCAGGGCCTCCGCGGTCTGTATCAACAACTGCGCGACAGTGAGATTCCGCACGAGGAAGCGATCCGCTTGACGATCGCGCGGGTGCTGACGTCGCCAGCGTTTCTCTATCGCAAAGAACAGCCCGCACCGGGCGAGGAGGCCGCGCCGGTTTCGGGCCGGGAATTGGCGAACCGGCTGAGCTATTTCCTGTGGTCGTCGATGCCGGATGAAGAGCTGCGGCGCGTGGCGCTGGCCGGGACGCTAACCGAGGATCGGACGCTCGTCGAACAGACTCGCCGCATGTTGGACGACCCTCGCACGCGGCGGCTGGCGATTCAGTTTGCCTGCCAATGGCTGCACGTTCGCGATTTCGACCAGAACGATGACAAGAACGAAAAACTCTATCCCGAATTCGCAAAGCTGCGCGGCGATATGTACGAGGAGACCGTGCAGTTCTTTGAAGACATGTTTCGCAACGACGGTTCGATTCTGGCGTTGCTCGACGCCGATCACACGTTCCTGAACGAAGCGCTGGCGAGTCACTACGGCATCGGCGGCGTGGGTGGACCGCAGTGGCGACGAGTTGACGGCGTCCGTGAAAAAGGGCGCGGCGGCGTTCTGGGCATGGCGACCGTATTGGCCAGCCAATCCGGGGCGTCGCGCACCAGTCCGATTCTGCGCGGCAATTGGGTGTTCGAAACGCTGCTCGGCGAACGATTGCCACGACCGCCCGCCAACGTCCCTGATTTGCCGGATGAAGTGCCCAGCGGGCTGACGGCCCGGCAGTTGATCGAAAAGCACAGTTCGGTTGCGGCCTGCGCCAAGTGCCACGCCCGGATTGACCCATACGGTTTCGCTCTGGAGCAATACGATGCCATCGGCCGTCTGCGACCCCAGGCGGTAGACACCAAAACAAAACTCCCCGACGGCCAGGAAATCGAGGGCATCCAGGGTTTGCGCGACTATCTCCGGAAGGACCGCCGCGATGATGTCGTACGGCAGTTTTGCCGCAAGCTGCTCGGCTATTCCCTGGGGCGTGAGATTCAGCTCTCGGATGAGCCGTTGATTGATAACACTATGGCCAAGCTCGCGGAGAATGATTACCGCTTCAGCGTGGCTGTCGAAATGATCGTCAGCAGTCGGCAATTTCGCGAGATAAGAGGAAGGCAAAATACGGATGACTGA
- a CDS encoding DUF1549 domain-containing protein codes for MFRISTFGFRVCCLIFVAASLCQAADPVSQFIDAEINAALQEKKLTPAPRAADAELLRRIYLDVLGRIPTADEATRYLDDASTDKHDRLIDELLAQEEMPAYWRTVLDEWLNGNQMGRDFGQDGFLTYLEDALKSSKPWDRIARELLTPDLKDENQRRAAYFLALRVRGGDNDAKIDALTAGVASGLFGVQLQCAKCHDHPFVDQWKQDHYYGLAAFLGRTQEHRLESTPAIKERAEGEVKFVTTEQEEKTAKLMFLDSRVFDEPPPPEDRGKWYAKADGGLPETPYFSRRAVLADYAISADSPFFKRAIVNRMWKQLMGRGLVEPVDQMHEANPASHPELLERLANDFAGGFDLRRLMAGILHSDAYLRSTRWSGGGERPRDADYATAIMKPLTPDQLATSIGLATGHFDQLRAKFEREKKNRKIDEITPSIARALYSRERDVQEFAARFRTGGEGFEANAGQALFLSYNNLMQRQLNPSQGNLTERMMKQNDNAAAARDAFLTILSRPPTDDELTRAAEFLTVEEQQRRQTCTELVWSLLCSSEFRFNH; via the coding sequence TTGTTTCGGATTTCGACATTCGGATTTCGAGTTTGTTGCCTGATATTTGTTGCCGCGTCGCTTTGCCAGGCCGCCGACCCCGTCAGCCAGTTCATCGACGCGGAAATCAACGCCGCGCTGCAGGAGAAAAAACTCACGCCGGCCCCGCGCGCCGCCGACGCCGAGTTGCTCCGCCGCATCTATCTCGACGTGCTGGGCCGCATTCCGACGGCGGACGAAGCGACCCGTTATCTGGATGATGCGAGCACCGACAAACACGATCGCCTGATCGACGAACTGCTTGCCCAAGAAGAGATGCCGGCCTACTGGCGGACGGTGCTCGACGAGTGGCTCAACGGCAACCAGATGGGACGCGACTTTGGACAGGACGGATTTCTCACTTACCTGGAAGACGCGCTGAAGTCGAGCAAGCCGTGGGATCGCATCGCTCGCGAGTTGCTCACTCCCGATTTGAAGGACGAGAACCAGCGGCGGGCGGCGTACTTTCTCGCACTGCGGGTCCGCGGCGGCGACAACGACGCCAAGATCGACGCACTGACCGCGGGCGTGGCGAGCGGGCTGTTCGGCGTCCAGCTTCAATGTGCAAAGTGCCATGACCATCCGTTCGTCGATCAGTGGAAACAGGATCACTACTACGGCCTGGCCGCGTTTCTCGGCCGCACGCAAGAACATCGCCTCGAAAGCACGCCCGCCATCAAAGAGCGAGCCGAGGGCGAAGTGAAATTCGTCACGACCGAGCAAGAAGAGAAAACGGCCAAGCTGATGTTCCTCGACAGCCGCGTGTTCGACGAGCCGCCGCCCCCCGAGGACCGCGGCAAGTGGTACGCGAAAGCCGACGGAGGCTTGCCCGAAACACCGTACTTCAGCCGCCGCGCGGTGCTGGCCGATTATGCGATCTCGGCCGACTCGCCGTTCTTCAAACGCGCGATCGTCAACCGCATGTGGAAGCAGTTGATGGGCCGCGGGCTGGTCGAGCCGGTCGATCAGATGCACGAAGCGAATCCGGCGTCGCATCCCGAGTTGCTGGAGCGTTTGGCGAACGATTTTGCAGGCGGCTTCGACCTGCGTCGCTTGATGGCGGGTATCCTGCACAGCGACGCCTACCTGCGCAGTACGCGCTGGTCAGGCGGCGGCGAACGCCCGCGCGACGCCGACTACGCCACCGCGATTATGAAGCCGCTGACGCCGGATCAACTCGCCACCAGCATCGGCCTAGCGACCGGGCACTTCGACCAGCTTCGCGCCAAGTTCGAACGCGAAAAGAAAAACCGCAAGATCGACGAGATCACTCCGTCAATCGCCCGCGCGTTGTACTCGCGCGAGCGTGACGTGCAGGAATTCGCCGCCCGCTTCCGCACCGGTGGCGAAGGCTTCGAAGCCAACGCCGGCCAGGCGTTGTTCCTGTCGTACAACAACCTCATGCAGCGGCAGCTCAATCCGTCGCAGGGCAACCTGACCGAACGGATGATGAAACAAAACGACAACGCCGCCGCGGCGCGGGACGCATTCCTGACGATCCTGTCCCGCCCGCCGACCGACGATGAACTGACCCGCGCCGCTGAGTTTCTCACAGTCGAGGAGCAGCAACGGCGCCAAACATGCACGGAACTGGTCTGGTCGCTGCTGTGCAGCAGCGAGTTCCGATTTAACCATTGA